The sequence AAGTGGAGTATCTGCATTCGGAGTCTTGGTGATTTTTAGCTTTCCTTTTTCAAGCACTAACCACACCCATCCGCTACCAAACTGGCTTATACCGTGATTGGAAAATTCTTCATAAAATTTATCAAAGTCGCCGATGTCATCTTTGATCTTTTTTGCCAATAAACTATCTTCCTGTGGCTTGCTTCCACCATTCGTTTTCATTGAATTCCAGTAAAAAGTATGGTTCCAAACTTGTGCTGCGTTGTTAAATATAGGAATTTTATCGCTATTACCATGAACTTTTGCTATTAATTCTTCAATTTTCATATGTTCATAATCGGTATCTTTAACTAACTCATTGAGTTTATTTAAATACCCTTTATGGTGCTTGTCATAATGAAAATCTAAAGTTTTTGCAGATATGTAAGGCTCTAAAGCTGTTTTATCATATGGCAATTCAGATAAAGTAAAACTCATATAAATTCCTTATTTTTAACTTATTGCGATGGTATGGTAATATGCAGTTTCCTGCAAGATATAATTCATAGCTCAAATATGTTGCATTTATCATATGTGACTTGATCACAACTTTTAAGAAAGTGCTGAACCAAGTACCATTCCTAAACAACAACCTGTCACTGCAGCATCTCCAAAACTTGTATCTGCGTAACTCGGTTCTGGACGAATATGTATTTCAAGAACGGTAGTTGGTGTCAGTTCTTCAACTTTTTGCTCTTCACTTGAGGCATTACCTTGTGAATTTTTTTCAGCATCTAGCTTTTGTTGCATTTTTTCAACAGGAATATTATTTTCAGCATAATGCATCCAAATACTTCCAGCGATCCCTACAAATAAAAGGCTTAAAATTGCACATAAACTGAATAGTACTAAAGGTTGAGTGAAAATTCCTGATATTGAAAGATCAGGATATATTATATGCCCAATAGGGAGTGATATCATTAATACTAATAGCGTTAACATTAGTGATATTGGACATGTTATTATAAAATTAAATTTTCTTGTACTTATTTTATGTTTTGTAAGTAGAGCAGAAAAAATAACTTTATCGGCATACAGATATTGATTGGTTTCTTCATCTTTCCTAGATAATTCTTCTGAAATCTTATCATTCAAATACTCTTTTAAAAAATCCTTAAGAATATTTTTTTCCTTTAGAAATGTTATTATTCTATAGGCATCTCCTTTGTACTTATCATTTTTGAAGTAAGTGTCACAAGCAAAAAAGAAGCTTTTTCTTAAGTTGCCATTATTATTCTTGCCATTGATATAAGTAAAGATAGAGTCAGCAGAGGCTGTCTTTTTATTTGCAATAGCATAAAGTAGTAAATTAGTATAATGGAGTGTAAAAACATGTTTTGCTTGTTCACCTCCATTTTCTAATTCGCTGTCAATGTCTTGATTACTATCTATCTCGCCTCTGAATATATTAAGCCAATACCCCTCGTGTTTGTAATCGGAATATGTTGAAATTCTACATTTTAGCACTTGAGAACACATAATACTTACCTTAAAATAGTTATTAATAATTTAATTATACAGCATAAGGTATTAATATGTCAAGCCATTTTACCTTAAGATTAAGATATGTCAAGTGATTTTTATCGAAAGATTGAAAATAAATTTCTTAATTGATAATGAAGATATAGATTAACTCAAATAAGATTTATCTAAGAGCCTGTCTTGAAAACATTAAAATAGCTAATTTAGTAAGCATAAAGATTACCGTTAATATTGATAGTTAACTTAAGATTGACTTTATATTATTTTAATAATATACAAATTATGGTATAGTTTCATAAATATTTTTCATAAATATTAAGGGGGCAAAAGATGAGAGGCAATTCTAATTCAGACAAAATATTAATATTTGATTGGGATGAAACTATCACTAATCAGCATATGCATGATTATATTCATGATA is a genomic window of Wolbachia endosymbiont of Folsomia candida containing:
- a CDS encoding superoxide dismutase, with the translated sequence MSFTLSELPYDKTALEPYISAKTLDFHYDKHHKGYLNKLNELVKDTDYEHMKIEELIAKVHGNSDKIPIFNNAAQVWNHTFYWNSMKTNGGSKPQEDSLLAKKIKDDIGDFDKFYEEFSNHGISQFGSGWVWLVLEKGKLKITKTPNADTPLGSGSGDVVPLLTMDVWEHAYYLDCQNRRVDYIKVFLDHLINWDFAEGNLKAYKEYHI